A genomic region of Geothrix edaphica contains the following coding sequences:
- a CDS encoding sigma-70 family RNA polymerase sigma factor — MPLRHLEERSLDKYFDSIRHLPLLTAEEERINGRLWQNDRNPEGLRKLVEGNLRFVVKEARKFEGMGLDLLDLISEGNLGLIEAAKRFDPERQNKFLTYASWWVRQAIFHALAEHGNKIRLPQKVAGHLVQLNRVTQKLSQSLGRVPMLQEIATAANLTVEEVERLQLLQQTTSTVSTEQGLGDSDLTVGDSLEQEVEPSAMHTLDQEAFLEQIEASLQTLSEKERKIIALHFGLGGHEPLTLEQIGKQFDPPISRERVRQLEERAFSRIRERRREVLGGFLRGGDGP, encoded by the coding sequence GTGCCCCTCCGGCATCTCGAAGAGCGTTCGCTCGACAAGTACTTCGACTCCATCCGCCACCTGCCCCTGCTGACGGCAGAGGAGGAGCGCATCAACGGGCGCCTGTGGCAGAACGACCGCAACCCCGAAGGCCTCCGCAAGCTCGTCGAGGGCAACCTCCGCTTCGTGGTGAAGGAGGCGCGGAAGTTCGAGGGCATGGGCCTCGATCTGCTGGACCTCATCAGCGAGGGCAACCTGGGCCTCATCGAGGCCGCCAAGCGCTTCGATCCCGAGCGACAGAACAAGTTCCTCACCTACGCCTCCTGGTGGGTGCGGCAGGCCATCTTCCACGCCCTGGCCGAACACGGGAACAAGATCCGCCTGCCCCAGAAGGTGGCGGGCCACCTCGTGCAGCTGAACCGCGTCACCCAGAAGCTCAGCCAGTCCCTGGGCCGGGTGCCCATGCTGCAGGAGATCGCCACCGCCGCGAACCTCACCGTGGAGGAGGTGGAGCGGCTCCAGCTGCTCCAGCAGACCACCTCCACGGTCTCCACCGAACAGGGCCTGGGTGACTCGGACCTCACCGTGGGCGACAGCCTGGAGCAGGAGGTGGAGCCCTCCGCCATGCACACGCTGGACCAGGAGGCGTTCCTGGAACAGATCGAGGCGAGCCTGCAGACCCTCAGCGAGAAGGAGCGCAAGATCATCGCCCTCCACTTCGGTCTGGGCGGGCATGAGCCGCTGACCCTCGAGCAGATCGGCAAGCAGTTCGATCCGCCCATCTCCCGGGAGCGCGTGCGCCAGCTGGAGGAGCGGGCCTTCTCCCGCATCCGCGAGCGCCGCCGCGAGGTGCTGGGCGGCTTCCTGCGGGGCGGAGACGGGCCATGA
- a CDS encoding MerR family transcriptional regulator: MAKDPRLGAYMIGVVSMRYGVHPQTLRLYEREGLLTPSRTEGKTRLYSDDDLERLEFILNLTRDLGVNLAGVEVVLTLRDRLNRMQEDLERLAQALEAAGVKDVPRPVSGTGLVKLASHGLRKRS, encoded by the coding sequence ATGGCTAAGGACCCGAGACTCGGCGCCTACATGATCGGCGTGGTGTCCATGCGCTACGGCGTGCACCCCCAGACCCTGCGCCTCTACGAGCGCGAGGGCCTGCTCACGCCCAGCCGCACCGAGGGCAAGACCCGCCTGTACAGCGATGACGACCTGGAGCGCCTGGAGTTCATCCTCAACCTCACCCGCGACCTCGGCGTGAACCTGGCCGGGGTGGAGGTGGTCCTCACCCTGCGGGACCGCCTGAACCGCATGCAGGAGGACCTGGAGCGGCTGGCCCAGGCCCTGGAGGCCGCCGGCGTCAAGGACGTGCCCCGGCCCGTCAGCGGCACGGGCCTCGTGAAGCTCGCCTCGCACGGGTTGCGCAAGCGCAGCTGA
- a CDS encoding J domain-containing protein, producing the protein MPHPDYYKILGVPRTASEEDIKKAYRKLARKHHPDLNPGDAKAEAEFKKLAEANDVLSDPEKRKNYDTYGDPSGPGAQVPPGFEPDAGFSFEDIFAGFGGRPMRHGPERGEDLVHTVRLGFREAFEGTRLNLRVNRSEPCMACRGTGEAAKKQEPCRTCGGKGKVGGGSGFLSFGRTCPDCQGRGMRAPACPECGGAGRHPRQETVTIAIPAGVEDGARLRVAGKGEAGRRGGGPGDLYLQISMEADARFERKGPNLYVRLPISFSEAALGAKVDVPTPEGQQTIKVPPGTQTGARLRLKGQGMPIPRGSQRGDLIAEVAVVTPQIQDERSKELLRELAELNDADVRKQRSASHG; encoded by the coding sequence ATGCCCCATCCCGACTACTACAAGATCCTGGGCGTGCCTCGGACGGCCTCGGAGGAGGACATCAAGAAGGCGTACCGGAAGCTGGCGCGAAAGCACCACCCGGACCTGAACCCGGGCGACGCCAAGGCCGAGGCGGAGTTCAAGAAGCTGGCCGAGGCCAATGATGTCCTGTCGGACCCCGAGAAGCGGAAGAACTACGACACCTACGGCGATCCCAGCGGCCCCGGGGCCCAGGTCCCGCCGGGCTTCGAGCCGGACGCGGGCTTCTCCTTCGAGGACATCTTCGCGGGGTTCGGCGGGCGTCCCATGCGCCACGGGCCCGAGCGCGGCGAGGACCTGGTCCACACCGTGCGCCTGGGCTTCCGGGAGGCCTTCGAGGGCACGCGGCTCAACCTGCGCGTGAACCGCTCCGAGCCCTGCATGGCCTGCCGCGGCACCGGCGAGGCCGCCAAGAAGCAGGAGCCCTGCCGCACCTGCGGGGGCAAGGGCAAGGTGGGCGGGGGCTCGGGCTTTCTCTCCTTCGGCCGCACCTGTCCCGACTGCCAGGGCCGGGGGATGCGCGCCCCGGCTTGCCCCGAGTGTGGCGGCGCCGGTCGGCATCCCCGGCAGGAGACCGTGACCATCGCCATCCCCGCGGGCGTGGAGGACGGGGCGCGCCTGCGGGTGGCGGGCAAGGGCGAGGCGGGCCGCCGCGGTGGCGGGCCCGGCGACCTCTACCTGCAGATCAGCATGGAGGCGGACGCGCGCTTCGAGCGCAAGGGGCCGAACCTCTATGTCCGGCTGCCCATCAGTTTTTCGGAAGCCGCCCTGGGGGCGAAAGTGGACGTGCCCACCCCCGAGGGCCAGCAGACCATCAAGGTGCCCCCGGGCACCCAGACCGGGGCCCGGCTCCGGCTCAAGGGCCAGGGCATGCCCATCCCGAGGGGCAGCCAGCGGGGCGACCTCATCGCGGAAGTGGCCGTGGTGACGCCCCAGATCCAGGACGAGCGCAGCAAGGAGCTCCTGCGGGAGCTGGCGGAGCTGAACGACGCGGACGTGCGGAAGCAACGGAGTGCGAGCCATGGCTAA
- the dnaK gene encoding molecular chaperone DnaK, giving the protein MGKIIGIDLGTTNSCVAVMEGGQPKVIPNPEGADTTPSVVGFNPKTSERLVGAPAKRQAVAQPKSTIYSIKRFMGLPFADSDKEQKLVPYTVERADKGGCAVVVNGKHLSPEEISAAVLTKMKEAAEAYLGEKVTEAVITVPAYFNDAQRQATKDAGAIAGLDVKRIVNEPTAAALAYGLDKKKDGTIAVFDFGGGTFDISILEVSEGVVEVKSTNGDTHLGGDNIDQAIIDWLADEFQKAEGIDLRKQADAMQRLKEAAEKAKIELSSTTQTDISLPYITADASGPKHVNQTLSRAKFELMIEPILQKLKGPCESAVKDAKLAHHEINEVVMVGGSTRIPKVLEMVKSIFGKEPNHSVNPDEVVALGAAVQAGVLAGDVKGVLLLDVTPLSLGINANGGQMSVIIPRNTTIPTKRSEIYTTAVDNQPGVDIEVFQGERPVVEGNKLLGQFHLGNIAPAPRGMPQIEVTFDIDANGIVHVTAKDKGTGKDASITLTGSTGLSKEEIDAKVKDAEAHKADDEARKALLEEKNHLDQMVYQVEKLLKENGDKLPEADKKEAEEAIVEAKAALASLDQDRIKKALEALTAKSHKLAESLYKQEPPQDGGGTPGAPQGDGKKGDDNVIDAEVVS; this is encoded by the coding sequence ATGGGCAAGATCATCGGCATTGACCTCGGCACCACCAACAGCTGCGTGGCCGTCATGGAAGGCGGGCAGCCCAAGGTGATCCCGAACCCCGAGGGCGCGGACACCACGCCTTCCGTGGTGGGCTTCAACCCCAAGACCAGCGAGCGCCTCGTGGGCGCCCCGGCCAAGCGCCAGGCCGTGGCCCAGCCCAAGAGCACCATCTACTCCATCAAGCGGTTCATGGGCCTGCCCTTCGCCGACTCCGACAAGGAGCAGAAGCTCGTTCCCTACACCGTGGAGCGCGCCGACAAGGGCGGCTGCGCCGTGGTGGTGAACGGCAAGCACCTCAGCCCCGAGGAGATCAGCGCCGCGGTGCTGACCAAGATGAAGGAGGCCGCCGAGGCCTACCTGGGCGAGAAGGTCACCGAGGCCGTCATCACCGTGCCCGCCTACTTCAACGACGCCCAGCGCCAGGCCACCAAGGACGCCGGCGCCATCGCGGGCCTGGATGTGAAGCGCATCGTCAACGAGCCCACGGCCGCGGCCCTGGCCTACGGCCTCGACAAGAAGAAGGACGGCACCATCGCCGTCTTCGACTTCGGCGGTGGCACCTTCGATATCTCCATCCTCGAAGTCTCCGAGGGCGTGGTCGAGGTGAAATCCACCAACGGCGACACCCACCTGGGCGGCGACAACATCGACCAGGCCATCATCGACTGGCTGGCGGACGAGTTCCAGAAGGCCGAGGGCATCGACCTCCGCAAGCAGGCCGACGCCATGCAGCGCCTCAAGGAAGCGGCCGAGAAGGCCAAGATCGAGCTCTCCAGCACGACACAGACCGACATCAGCCTGCCCTACATCACCGCCGACGCCAGCGGCCCCAAGCATGTGAACCAGACGCTCTCCCGCGCCAAGTTCGAGCTGATGATCGAGCCCATCCTGCAGAAGCTCAAGGGCCCCTGCGAGAGCGCGGTGAAGGATGCCAAGCTGGCCCACCACGAGATCAACGAAGTGGTGATGGTGGGCGGCTCCACCCGCATCCCCAAGGTGCTGGAGATGGTGAAGTCGATCTTCGGCAAGGAGCCCAACCACAGCGTGAACCCCGACGAGGTCGTGGCCCTGGGCGCCGCCGTGCAGGCGGGCGTGCTGGCGGGCGACGTGAAGGGCGTGCTGCTCCTGGACGTGACGCCCCTGTCCCTGGGCATCAACGCCAACGGCGGCCAGATGAGCGTCATCATCCCCCGCAACACCACCATCCCCACCAAGCGCAGCGAGATCTACACCACGGCCGTGGACAACCAGCCCGGCGTGGACATCGAAGTGTTCCAGGGCGAGCGGCCCGTGGTGGAGGGCAACAAGCTGCTGGGCCAGTTCCACCTCGGCAACATCGCCCCCGCGCCGCGCGGCATGCCCCAGATCGAGGTCACCTTCGACATCGACGCCAACGGCATCGTCCACGTCACCGCCAAGGACAAGGGCACGGGCAAGGACGCCAGCATCACGCTGACGGGCAGCACCGGCCTCTCCAAGGAGGAGATCGACGCCAAGGTGAAGGACGCCGAGGCCCACAAGGCTGATGACGAGGCCCGCAAGGCCCTGCTGGAGGAGAAGAACCACCTCGACCAGATGGTCTACCAGGTGGAGAAGCTCCTGAAGGAGAACGGCGACAAGCTGCCCGAGGCCGACAAGAAGGAGGCCGAGGAAGCCATCGTCGAGGCCAAGGCCGCCCTGGCCAGCCTGGACCAGGACCGCATCAAGAAGGCCCTGGAGGCCCTCACCGCCAAGAGCCACAAGCTGGCGGAGAGCCTCTACAAGCAGGAGCCGCCCCAGGATGGCGGTGGCACGCCCGGCGCGCCCCAGGGCGATGGCAAGAAGGGCGATGACAATGTGATCGACGCCGAAGTCGTCAGCTAA
- a CDS encoding DNA gyrase inhibitor YacG, with protein sequence MTLRPCPTCRTPTSWEGNPFKPFCSERCQLRDLGAWASESYRIPEKPQEEDGEGWSGEGEEG encoded by the coding sequence ATGACGCTTCGCCCCTGCCCCACCTGCCGCACCCCCACCTCCTGGGAGGGCAACCCCTTCAAGCCCTTCTGCTCGGAGCGCTGCCAGCTCCGGGATCTGGGGGCTTGGGCCAGCGAAAGCTACCGCATCCCGGAAAAGCCGCAGGAGGAGGACGGCGAGGGCTGGAGCGGCGAGGGCGAAGAGGGCTGA